Proteins encoded within one genomic window of Dromaius novaehollandiae isolate bDroNov1 chromosome 7, bDroNov1.hap1, whole genome shotgun sequence:
- the MCM3AP gene encoding germinal-center associated nuclear protein isoform X2, producing the protein MNAGGPFRGPPAGAFPPPLRFGQAAVFGQGGAAGLPFASGPAAAFGSPYGLGQAPAFAAAGGGGGGGAPAAGNADFSFKPPTNLGAFPGLGEPPGGCGRAFAPPEFRFKAPESAAAFKPLAGAEAEKGLAAPAAFTFSPPFGFAPEAGPEAAAAGPFSFSRPGAAALGRPEEKGPRPLFGGAEEAGEAAPKGLKRKEERERERSPRRAAAAAGGGGRAAAPPEKRAVLLSRPRGGALFGRTLQEVLRSQGRGHRDRDEAERAPGEEAAEGREPPREDAPPATPVRRARGSDSVDSLGGLSPGELTSIQCKNIPDNLNDRGVLEKHFGQFVKVRRIMTRRNKKMAVLHFFDHASAALARKKAKELHKDIVTFWQKKKTSPAKREFSSKEKKGVEDEGRQSSEEQNYQHSPLRKPLIRSSASSVLPGKSSPAKKSGLRKALQFEADLFDPSSEGQSSESLGASLSSLSNLIGVVAETSEERYRLLDQRDKIMRQARVKRTDLGKAKTVVGTCPDMCPEKERYMRETRNQLSIFELLLGSDKVDHAAAIKEYSRSSADQEEPLPHELRPSEVLSMTMDYLVTNIMDQGEGNYREWYDFVWNRTRGIRKDITQQHLCNPLTVSLIEKCTRFHIHCAHHLCEEPMSSFDAKINNENMTKCLQSLKEMYQDLANKGIYCKSEAEFRGYNVLLNLNKGDILREVQQFHPEVRNSPEVRFAVQAFAALNSNNFVRFFKLVQAASYLNASILHCYFNQIRRDALKSLNIAYTVSTQRCTVFPLDHLVRMLLFRDCEEATDFISYYGLSVSDGAYVELNRSAFLEPDGLPKPRKSVFVSQKLTVSVGQVVNGGPLPSVPHHVPVSSFNGQNKYTGGNTTVDQVSSSQKSSVDATVPLLPPAQTISQSVGQPELLPSKPQPVYTDTDIAEVVDGLVHDVLKGECREVGRAGVAYMAAAICASEAAVEELLAEVMGEILRQVAGSVLSTERERVKEERRRVEEERQKKEREQLIKQLSQLVGMELMEEVIKESVRETSDNELKCALERDRKARIARCSEEVCTHVMDLFLEDEIFQIAKETLQELQCFCKYLQRWREAVAARTKLKRQMRAFPAAPFCTDPRNKLKALSPSAEWPIAMDNLAKRIVNLGHAGKLGISCTRLNWLRNKTVHEMKVQHFYQQLLSDLAWTPLDLTSLITEHMPVQREQFFWKVLLVLPNDDEYAEEDPNRVLVDWLKAKFKGDKSWKKNTSHAEGRIQTLTIFSSPGVQGSRTINVNVCIKVAHGTLSDSELDKAERQKDVLGTSGLILLLPPQVRSEDVAEEDVYWLSALLQLKQLLQAKPFHPIVPLVVLVPSQEEDATEKEVEEGLMLQDLISAQLISDYTIVELPGSINDLQGTKRLSAAVGWLISQCPDSLELCSQTLQQYVEDGIDGEFGKRFYHDRKERHSAGLPSQEPGVIIELYNSVLQFLSDVASSEHLCDLSWPVTEFSEPGGNKLLPHLQWNMPDHLAWLKKAVLSFQIPYLDLPPLGAPWRPVCHMIFHYVSQIASSSHTQALIQSQVENLLSRTFQKWKNRTSGSSDDGPSVDEIPWDDILALCIDHKLRDWKPPKLPVTPEAVSEDGQIRVYFFKEHLKNFTLPFSWEQARLRTQKDIQQGHGRSRVKSPISFKKPYSVSIMPAQYSAGMSMLSGEERSIPSAVELTDTASALELLPERLLTQLQLEKKESRRFEEQLHQCLAEDTEPLGDFMGPPLYLPQSLVSTPPVTYPLMKSPMSSAQEAGSQVGCELSVEELSPALSDRLKYLQRLLRANKEGEVASELHLSALVDMVDI; encoded by the exons atgaACGCCGGGGGTCCCTTCCGCGGCCCGCCCGCCGGGGCCTTCCCGCCGCCGCTGCGCTTCGGGCAGGCCGCCGTGTTCGGGcagggcggcgccgccggcctccccttcgcctcggggcccgccgccgccttcgGGTCGCCCTACGGGCTGGGCCAGGCGCCCGCCTttgcggcggcgggcggcggcggcggcggcggggccccggcggcgggcaaCGCGGACTTCAGCTTCAAGCCTCCCACCAACCTCGGGGCCTTCCCGGGGCTGGGCGAGCCGCCGGGCGGCTGCGGCAGGGCCTTCGCGCCGCCCGAGTTCCGCTTCAAGGCGCCCGAGAGCGCCGCCGCCTTCAAGCCGCTGGCGGGCGCCGAGGCGGAGAAGGGCctggccgcccccgccgccttcACCTTCTCGCCGCCCTTCGGCTTCGCGCCCGAGGCaggccccgaggcggcggcggcggggcccttCTCCTTctcgcggcccggcgccgccgccctcggccgccCGGAGGAGAAGGGCCCGCGGCCGCTCTTCGGCGGCGCGGAGGAGGCGGGCGAGGCGGCGCCCAAGGGGCTGAAGCGGAAggaggagcgggagcgggagcgctcgccgcggcgggcggcggcggcggcggggggcggcgggcgggcggcggcgccgccggagAAGCGGGCGGTGCTGCTgagccgcccccgcggcggcgccctcTTCGGCCGCACGCTGCAGGAGGTGCTGCGCAGCCAGGGCCGCGGCCACCGCGACCGCGACGAGGCCGAGCGGGCCCCCGGCGAGGAGGCGGCCGAGGGCCGGGAGCCGCCCAGGGAAG ATGCGCCTCCCGCCACCCCAGTGCGCCGCGCTCGAGGCAGCGACAGCGTGGACAGCCTCGGCGGGCTCTCGCCGGGTGAGCTCACGTCCATCCAGTGCAAAAACATCCCCGATAACCTGAACGACAGGGGTGTGCTGGAGAAGCACTTCGGCCAGTTTGTAAAAGTCCGGCGGATCATGACCCGGCGCAATAAGAAAATGGCTGTTCTCCACTTTTTTGATCAT gcctctgctgctcttgccagaaaaaaggcaaaagagttGCACAAGGACATAGTAACattttggcaaaagaaaaagacaa GTCCTGCAAAAAGAGAATTTTCatccaaggaaaagaaaggagttGAAGATGAAGGAAGGCAAAGCAGTGAAGAACAAAACTATCAGCATTCCCCTCTTCGGAAACCTTTAATAAGATCCTCTGCCAGCAGTGTCCTGCCTGGTAAAAG ttctccAGCCAAGAAGTCTGGTCTCCGGAAGGCGCTGCAGTTTGAAGCAGATCTTTTTGATCCTAGTTCTgaagggcagagctcagagagctTGGGAGCTTCGTTGTCATCTCTCAGTAATCTGATAGGAGTAGTGGCTGAGACATCAGAAGAAAGATACCGCCTTTTGGACCAAAGGGATAAAATCATGCGACAAG CTCGAGTGAAGAGGACTGATCTAGGCAAAGCGAAAACTGTTGTTGGCACTTGTCCAGATATGTGTCCTGAAAAGGAGCGCTACATGAGGGAGACGAGAAACCAGCTCAGTATCTTTGAATTGCTTCTAGGATCTGACAAG GTAGATCATGCAGCAGCAATCAAGGAATATAGCAGGTCTTCAGCAGATCAGGAGGAACCTTTGCCCCACGAATTGAGACCCTCTGAGGTGTTAAGCATGACCATGGACTATTTAGTGACAAACATTATGGACCAAGGAGAAGGAAACTACCGAGAATGGTATGACTTTGTCTGGAACAGAACCCGTGGAATAAGAAAG GATATAACCCAGCAACATCTCTGCAACCCGCTGACAGTGTCTCTGATTGAGAAGTGCACTCGCTTTCACATCCACTGCGCTCATCACTTGTGCGAAGAGCCCATGTCCTCCTTTGACGCCAAAATCAACAATGAGAACATGACTAAATGCCTGCAGAGCTTGAAGGAAATGTATCAGGACCTGGCTAACAAGGGGATTTACTGCAAAAGTGAAGCAGAGTTCAGAGGTTATAATGTTCTGCTGAATCTGAACAAGGGTGATATTCTCAG AGAAGTGCAGCAGTTTCACCCAGAGGTTAGAAACTCTCCTGAAGTTAGATTtgcagttcaagcttttgctgcATTAAACAGCAACAACTTTGTGAGGTTTTTCAAGTTAGTGCAAGCAGCTTCCTATCTGAATGCCTCTATCTTACACTGTTATTTCAACCAG ATTCGTAGAGATGCTCTCAAATCTCTCAATATTGCTTACACTGTGAGCACCCAAAGATGTACAGTGTTTCCCTTGGATCACCTGGTCCGCATGCTGCTGTTCAGAGATTGTGAGGAAGCAACGGATTTCATAAGTTATTATGGCTTAAGTGTTTCTGATGG TGCTTATGTGGAGCTGAATCGCTCAGCTTTCTTGGAGCCTGATGGATTGCCCAAACCACGGAAATCAGTGTTTGTCAGTCAGAAGCTGACTGTGTCAGTTGGACAAGTTGTAAATGGAGGGCCATTACCTTCAGTGCCTCACCATGTGCCTGTGAGTAGCTTCAATGGACAGAACAAATACACCGGTGGTAATACAACTGTGGATCAAGTTAGCAGCAGCCAAAAATCCAGTGTGGATGCTACAG TGccgctgctgcctcctgcccagACAATTTCCCAGTCTGTTGGACAACCTGAGCTTCTTCCTTCAAAACCTCAGCCAGTATACACAGACACG GACATTGCTGAGGTGGTGGACGGGCTTGTGCATGATGTCCTCAAAGGAGAGTGCAGAGAAGTCGGCCGAGCGGGAGTGGCTTACATGGCTGCAGCGATCTG TGCATCAGAGGCCGCTGTGGAGGAACTTCTGGCTGAAGTGATGGGGGAGATTCTCAGACAAGTGGCGGGAAGTGTGCTCAGCACAGAAAGGGAGCGCGTTAAAGAGGAAAGGCGCAGAGTGGAGGAAGAGAG gcaaaagaaggaaagagagcagtTAATAAAACAGTTGAGTCAGTTGGTGGGTATGGAGTTGATGGAAGAAGTAATAAAGGAGAGCGTTCGAGAGACATCAGACAATGAATTAAA GTGTGCCTTAGAAAGAGACCGGAAAGCGCGTATTGCCCGGTGCTCAGAAGAAGTTTGTACTCATGTCATGGACCTCTTTCTGGAAGATGAGATTTTCCAGATTGCTAAGGAAACTCTTCAGGAGCTCCAGTGTTTCTGCAAATATCTGCAAAG GTGGAGGGAGGCAGTGGCAGCTCGAACAAAGTTGAAACGTCAAATGAGGGCATTTCCAGCTGCTCCCTTTTGCACAGATCCAAGAAATAAACTGAAAGCACTGTCCCCCAGTGCTGAGTGGCCTATAGCCATGGACAACTTGGCCAAGAGAATTGTAAACCTGGGACATGCAGGAAAGCTGGGAATTTCTTGCACAAG ATTAAATTGGCTGAGAAACAAGACAGTGCATGAGATGAAAGTTCAGCACTTCTACCAGCAATTGTTAAG TGATTTAGCTTGGACTCCCCTGGATCTCACCTCATTAATCACTGAACATATGCCAGTTCAACGAGAACAATTTTTTTGGAAGGTGCTGTTGGTTTTGCCAAATGATGATGAATATGCAGAGGAGGATCCCAACAG GGTACTGGTGGATTGGTTGAAAGCTAAATTTAAGGGAGacaaaagctggaagaaaaacacTTCACATGCAGAAGGCAGAATTCAAACATTGACAATATTTAGTTCTCCTGGTGTGCAAGGCAGCAGAACCATTAATGTCAATGTGTGTATAAAG GTGGCACATGGCACGCTCTCAGACTCTGAGCTTGATAAAGCCGAGAGGCAAAAAGACGTACTGGGAACCAGTGGTCTTATTCTTCTTCTACCCCCTCAAGTTAGAAGTGAAGATGTTGCTGAAGAAGATGTTTATTGGCTTTCAGCTTTGCTTCAGTTGAAACAGTTGCTTCAAGCCAAACCCTTCCATCCAATAGTTCCTCTGGTGGTTCTAGTCCCTAGTCAGGAAGAGGATGCCACAGAGAAAGAAGTAGAAGAAG gtttgatGCTGCAGGACTTGATTTCAGCTCAGCTTATTTCAGACTACACTATTGTTGAGCTTCCTGGTTCTATCAATGACTTACAAGGCACCAAAAGG CTCTCTGCAGCTGTGGGGTGGCTGATTTCCCAGTGTCCAGACTCCCTTGAGCTCTGCAGTCAGACCCTTCAGCAGTATGTTGAAGATGGGATTGATGGTGAATTTGGCAAGCGCTTCTATCATGACCGGAAGGAGAGGCATTCAGCTGGTCTGCCATCTCAGGAGCCAGGGGTCATTATAGAGCTGTACAACAGTGTGCTGCAGTTCCTTTCAGATGTGGCATCCTCAGAGCATCTGTGTGACTTGTCTTGGCCTGTTACTGAGTTTTCAGAGCCTGGCGGTAACAAACTGTTACCCCACCTGCAATGGAACATGCCTGATCACTTGGCCTGGCTGAAGAAAGCTGTGCTTTCCTTCCAGATCCCATACCTAGATCTGCCTCCATTGGGTG CTCCTTGGCGTCCTGTTTGCCACATGATTTTTCACTATGTGTCTCAGATCGCTAGTTCTTCTCATACTCAAGCACTGATCCAGTCTCAAGTGGAGAATCTGCTGAGCAGAACTTTCCAAAAGTGGAAAAACAGGACCTCTGGGAGCTCTGACGATGGACCTTCTGTTGATGAGATCCCTTGGGATGATATTTTGGCACTCTGTATTGATCATAAACTGAGAGACTGGAAACCACCCAAACTGCCTGTTACACCAG AAGCAGTAAGTGAAGATGGCCAGATTCGTGTATACTTCTTCAAGGAGCATTTAAAAAACTTCACTCTCCCTTTTTCTTGGGAGCAAGCCAGACTGCGCACCCAGAAGGATATTCAGCAGGGCCACGGGAG gTCAAGGGTGAAGTCTCCTATCTCTTTTAAGAAACCCTATAGTGTCTCCATCATGCCAGCTCAATATAGCGCTGGCATGAGCATGCTATCAGGTGAGGAAAGGAGCATTCCCAGTGCAGTTGAACTCACAGACACGGCCTCAGCCCTGGAGCTTCTCCCAGAGCGTCTGTTGACCCAGTTGCAACTGGAGAAAAAAGAGAGCAGGAG GTTTGAAGAACAGTTGCATCAATGTCTAGCTGAGGACACTGAGCCCCTTGGTGACTTCATGGGTCCCCCTCTTTACCTCCCCCAGTCTCTGGTCTCCACCCCACCTGTCACATATCCATTGATGAAGAGTCCCATGTCATCTGCTCAAGAG GCTGGGAGTCAAGTGGGATGTGAGCTTTCAGTGGAGGAGCTAAGCCCAGCGCTGTCGGACAGACTGAAATACTTGCAGAGGCTGCTCAGAGCTAACAAGGAGGGTGAAGTTGCCTCTGAGCTCCACCTCTCTGCTCTGGTGGACATGGTGGATATTTGA
- the MCM3AP gene encoding germinal-center associated nuclear protein isoform X1, producing MNAGGPFRGPPAGAFPPPLRFGQAAVFGQGGAAGLPFASGPAAAFGSPYGLGQAPAFAAAGGGGGGGAPAAGNADFSFKPPTNLGAFPGLGEPPGGCGRAFAPPEFRFKAPESAAAFKPLAGAEAEKGLAAPAAFTFSPPFGFAPEAGPEAAAAGPFSFSRPGAAALGRPEEKGPRPLFGGAEEAGEAAPKGLKRKEERERERSPRRAAAAAGGGGRAAAPPEKRAVLLSRPRGGALFGRTLQEVLRSQGRGHRDRDEAERAPGEEAAEGREPPREDAPPATPVRRARGSDSVDSLGGLSPGELTSIQCKNIPDNLNDRGVLEKHFGQFVKVRRIMTRRNKKMAVLHFFDHASAALARKKAKELHKDIVTFWQKKKTSPAKREFSSKEKKGVEDEGRQSSEEQNYQHSPLRKPLIRSSASSVLPGKSSPAKKSGLRKALQFEADLFDPSSEGQSSESLGASLSSLSNLIGVVAETSEERYRLLDQRDKIMRQARVKRTDLGKAKTVVGTCPDMCPEKERYMRETRNQLSIFELLLGSDKVDHAAAIKEYSRSSADQEEPLPHELRPSEVLSMTMDYLVTNIMDQGEGNYREWYDFVWNRTRGIRKDITQQHLCNPLTVSLIEKCTRFHIHCAHHLCEEPMSSFDAKINNENMTKCLQSLKEMYQDLANKGIYCKSEAEFRGYNVLLNLNKGDILREVQQFHPEVRNSPEVRFAVQAFAALNSNNFVRFFKLVQAASYLNASILHCYFNQIRRDALKSLNIAYTVSTQRCTVFPLDHLVRMLLFRDCEEATDFISYYGLSVSDGAYVELNRSAFLEPDGLPKPRKSVFVSQKLTVSVGQVVNGGPLPSVPHHVPVSSFNGQNKYTGGNTTVDQVSSSQKSSVDATEGKMESKVVELDVAAGGVQPPAHLMPSLLPRPLVPLLPPAQTISQSVGQPELLPSKPQPVYTDTDIAEVVDGLVHDVLKGECREVGRAGVAYMAAAICASEAAVEELLAEVMGEILRQVAGSVLSTERERVKEERRRVEEERQKKEREQLIKQLSQLVGMELMEEVIKESVRETSDNELKCALERDRKARIARCSEEVCTHVMDLFLEDEIFQIAKETLQELQCFCKYLQRWREAVAARTKLKRQMRAFPAAPFCTDPRNKLKALSPSAEWPIAMDNLAKRIVNLGHAGKLGISCTRLNWLRNKTVHEMKVQHFYQQLLSDLAWTPLDLTSLITEHMPVQREQFFWKVLLVLPNDDEYAEEDPNRVLVDWLKAKFKGDKSWKKNTSHAEGRIQTLTIFSSPGVQGSRTINVNVCIKVAHGTLSDSELDKAERQKDVLGTSGLILLLPPQVRSEDVAEEDVYWLSALLQLKQLLQAKPFHPIVPLVVLVPSQEEDATEKEVEEGLMLQDLISAQLISDYTIVELPGSINDLQGTKRLSAAVGWLISQCPDSLELCSQTLQQYVEDGIDGEFGKRFYHDRKERHSAGLPSQEPGVIIELYNSVLQFLSDVASSEHLCDLSWPVTEFSEPGGNKLLPHLQWNMPDHLAWLKKAVLSFQIPYLDLPPLGAPWRPVCHMIFHYVSQIASSSHTQALIQSQVENLLSRTFQKWKNRTSGSSDDGPSVDEIPWDDILALCIDHKLRDWKPPKLPVTPEAVSEDGQIRVYFFKEHLKNFTLPFSWEQARLRTQKDIQQGHGRSRVKSPISFKKPYSVSIMPAQYSAGMSMLSGEERSIPSAVELTDTASALELLPERLLTQLQLEKKESRRFEEQLHQCLAEDTEPLGDFMGPPLYLPQSLVSTPPVTYPLMKSPMSSAQEAGSQVGCELSVEELSPALSDRLKYLQRLLRANKEGEVASELHLSALVDMVDI from the exons atgaACGCCGGGGGTCCCTTCCGCGGCCCGCCCGCCGGGGCCTTCCCGCCGCCGCTGCGCTTCGGGCAGGCCGCCGTGTTCGGGcagggcggcgccgccggcctccccttcgcctcggggcccgccgccgccttcgGGTCGCCCTACGGGCTGGGCCAGGCGCCCGCCTttgcggcggcgggcggcggcggcggcggcggggccccggcggcgggcaaCGCGGACTTCAGCTTCAAGCCTCCCACCAACCTCGGGGCCTTCCCGGGGCTGGGCGAGCCGCCGGGCGGCTGCGGCAGGGCCTTCGCGCCGCCCGAGTTCCGCTTCAAGGCGCCCGAGAGCGCCGCCGCCTTCAAGCCGCTGGCGGGCGCCGAGGCGGAGAAGGGCctggccgcccccgccgccttcACCTTCTCGCCGCCCTTCGGCTTCGCGCCCGAGGCaggccccgaggcggcggcggcggggcccttCTCCTTctcgcggcccggcgccgccgccctcggccgccCGGAGGAGAAGGGCCCGCGGCCGCTCTTCGGCGGCGCGGAGGAGGCGGGCGAGGCGGCGCCCAAGGGGCTGAAGCGGAAggaggagcgggagcgggagcgctcgccgcggcgggcggcggcggcggcggggggcggcgggcgggcggcggcgccgccggagAAGCGGGCGGTGCTGCTgagccgcccccgcggcggcgccctcTTCGGCCGCACGCTGCAGGAGGTGCTGCGCAGCCAGGGCCGCGGCCACCGCGACCGCGACGAGGCCGAGCGGGCCCCCGGCGAGGAGGCGGCCGAGGGCCGGGAGCCGCCCAGGGAAG ATGCGCCTCCCGCCACCCCAGTGCGCCGCGCTCGAGGCAGCGACAGCGTGGACAGCCTCGGCGGGCTCTCGCCGGGTGAGCTCACGTCCATCCAGTGCAAAAACATCCCCGATAACCTGAACGACAGGGGTGTGCTGGAGAAGCACTTCGGCCAGTTTGTAAAAGTCCGGCGGATCATGACCCGGCGCAATAAGAAAATGGCTGTTCTCCACTTTTTTGATCAT gcctctgctgctcttgccagaaaaaaggcaaaagagttGCACAAGGACATAGTAACattttggcaaaagaaaaagacaa GTCCTGCAAAAAGAGAATTTTCatccaaggaaaagaaaggagttGAAGATGAAGGAAGGCAAAGCAGTGAAGAACAAAACTATCAGCATTCCCCTCTTCGGAAACCTTTAATAAGATCCTCTGCCAGCAGTGTCCTGCCTGGTAAAAG ttctccAGCCAAGAAGTCTGGTCTCCGGAAGGCGCTGCAGTTTGAAGCAGATCTTTTTGATCCTAGTTCTgaagggcagagctcagagagctTGGGAGCTTCGTTGTCATCTCTCAGTAATCTGATAGGAGTAGTGGCTGAGACATCAGAAGAAAGATACCGCCTTTTGGACCAAAGGGATAAAATCATGCGACAAG CTCGAGTGAAGAGGACTGATCTAGGCAAAGCGAAAACTGTTGTTGGCACTTGTCCAGATATGTGTCCTGAAAAGGAGCGCTACATGAGGGAGACGAGAAACCAGCTCAGTATCTTTGAATTGCTTCTAGGATCTGACAAG GTAGATCATGCAGCAGCAATCAAGGAATATAGCAGGTCTTCAGCAGATCAGGAGGAACCTTTGCCCCACGAATTGAGACCCTCTGAGGTGTTAAGCATGACCATGGACTATTTAGTGACAAACATTATGGACCAAGGAGAAGGAAACTACCGAGAATGGTATGACTTTGTCTGGAACAGAACCCGTGGAATAAGAAAG GATATAACCCAGCAACATCTCTGCAACCCGCTGACAGTGTCTCTGATTGAGAAGTGCACTCGCTTTCACATCCACTGCGCTCATCACTTGTGCGAAGAGCCCATGTCCTCCTTTGACGCCAAAATCAACAATGAGAACATGACTAAATGCCTGCAGAGCTTGAAGGAAATGTATCAGGACCTGGCTAACAAGGGGATTTACTGCAAAAGTGAAGCAGAGTTCAGAGGTTATAATGTTCTGCTGAATCTGAACAAGGGTGATATTCTCAG AGAAGTGCAGCAGTTTCACCCAGAGGTTAGAAACTCTCCTGAAGTTAGATTtgcagttcaagcttttgctgcATTAAACAGCAACAACTTTGTGAGGTTTTTCAAGTTAGTGCAAGCAGCTTCCTATCTGAATGCCTCTATCTTACACTGTTATTTCAACCAG ATTCGTAGAGATGCTCTCAAATCTCTCAATATTGCTTACACTGTGAGCACCCAAAGATGTACAGTGTTTCCCTTGGATCACCTGGTCCGCATGCTGCTGTTCAGAGATTGTGAGGAAGCAACGGATTTCATAAGTTATTATGGCTTAAGTGTTTCTGATGG TGCTTATGTGGAGCTGAATCGCTCAGCTTTCTTGGAGCCTGATGGATTGCCCAAACCACGGAAATCAGTGTTTGTCAGTCAGAAGCTGACTGTGTCAGTTGGACAAGTTGTAAATGGAGGGCCATTACCTTCAGTGCCTCACCATGTGCCTGTGAGTAGCTTCAATGGACAGAACAAATACACCGGTGGTAATACAACTGTGGATCAAGTTAGCAGCAGCCAAAAATCCAGTGTGGATGCTACAG aaggaaaaatggaaagcaaagttGTGGAGTTAGATGTTGCAGCAGGAGGAGTCCAGCCCCCAGCTCATCTTATGCCTTCTCTGTTACCTCGTCCTCTAGTGccgctgctgcctcctgcccagACAATTTCCCAGTCTGTTGGACAACCTGAGCTTCTTCCTTCAAAACCTCAGCCAGTATACACAGACACG GACATTGCTGAGGTGGTGGACGGGCTTGTGCATGATGTCCTCAAAGGAGAGTGCAGAGAAGTCGGCCGAGCGGGAGTGGCTTACATGGCTGCAGCGATCTG TGCATCAGAGGCCGCTGTGGAGGAACTTCTGGCTGAAGTGATGGGGGAGATTCTCAGACAAGTGGCGGGAAGTGTGCTCAGCACAGAAAGGGAGCGCGTTAAAGAGGAAAGGCGCAGAGTGGAGGAAGAGAG gcaaaagaaggaaagagagcagtTAATAAAACAGTTGAGTCAGTTGGTGGGTATGGAGTTGATGGAAGAAGTAATAAAGGAGAGCGTTCGAGAGACATCAGACAATGAATTAAA GTGTGCCTTAGAAAGAGACCGGAAAGCGCGTATTGCCCGGTGCTCAGAAGAAGTTTGTACTCATGTCATGGACCTCTTTCTGGAAGATGAGATTTTCCAGATTGCTAAGGAAACTCTTCAGGAGCTCCAGTGTTTCTGCAAATATCTGCAAAG GTGGAGGGAGGCAGTGGCAGCTCGAACAAAGTTGAAACGTCAAATGAGGGCATTTCCAGCTGCTCCCTTTTGCACAGATCCAAGAAATAAACTGAAAGCACTGTCCCCCAGTGCTGAGTGGCCTATAGCCATGGACAACTTGGCCAAGAGAATTGTAAACCTGGGACATGCAGGAAAGCTGGGAATTTCTTGCACAAG ATTAAATTGGCTGAGAAACAAGACAGTGCATGAGATGAAAGTTCAGCACTTCTACCAGCAATTGTTAAG TGATTTAGCTTGGACTCCCCTGGATCTCACCTCATTAATCACTGAACATATGCCAGTTCAACGAGAACAATTTTTTTGGAAGGTGCTGTTGGTTTTGCCAAATGATGATGAATATGCAGAGGAGGATCCCAACAG GGTACTGGTGGATTGGTTGAAAGCTAAATTTAAGGGAGacaaaagctggaagaaaaacacTTCACATGCAGAAGGCAGAATTCAAACATTGACAATATTTAGTTCTCCTGGTGTGCAAGGCAGCAGAACCATTAATGTCAATGTGTGTATAAAG GTGGCACATGGCACGCTCTCAGACTCTGAGCTTGATAAAGCCGAGAGGCAAAAAGACGTACTGGGAACCAGTGGTCTTATTCTTCTTCTACCCCCTCAAGTTAGAAGTGAAGATGTTGCTGAAGAAGATGTTTATTGGCTTTCAGCTTTGCTTCAGTTGAAACAGTTGCTTCAAGCCAAACCCTTCCATCCAATAGTTCCTCTGGTGGTTCTAGTCCCTAGTCAGGAAGAGGATGCCACAGAGAAAGAAGTAGAAGAAG gtttgatGCTGCAGGACTTGATTTCAGCTCAGCTTATTTCAGACTACACTATTGTTGAGCTTCCTGGTTCTATCAATGACTTACAAGGCACCAAAAGG CTCTCTGCAGCTGTGGGGTGGCTGATTTCCCAGTGTCCAGACTCCCTTGAGCTCTGCAGTCAGACCCTTCAGCAGTATGTTGAAGATGGGATTGATGGTGAATTTGGCAAGCGCTTCTATCATGACCGGAAGGAGAGGCATTCAGCTGGTCTGCCATCTCAGGAGCCAGGGGTCATTATAGAGCTGTACAACAGTGTGCTGCAGTTCCTTTCAGATGTGGCATCCTCAGAGCATCTGTGTGACTTGTCTTGGCCTGTTACTGAGTTTTCAGAGCCTGGCGGTAACAAACTGTTACCCCACCTGCAATGGAACATGCCTGATCACTTGGCCTGGCTGAAGAAAGCTGTGCTTTCCTTCCAGATCCCATACCTAGATCTGCCTCCATTGGGTG CTCCTTGGCGTCCTGTTTGCCACATGATTTTTCACTATGTGTCTCAGATCGCTAGTTCTTCTCATACTCAAGCACTGATCCAGTCTCAAGTGGAGAATCTGCTGAGCAGAACTTTCCAAAAGTGGAAAAACAGGACCTCTGGGAGCTCTGACGATGGACCTTCTGTTGATGAGATCCCTTGGGATGATATTTTGGCACTCTGTATTGATCATAAACTGAGAGACTGGAAACCACCCAAACTGCCTGTTACACCAG AAGCAGTAAGTGAAGATGGCCAGATTCGTGTATACTTCTTCAAGGAGCATTTAAAAAACTTCACTCTCCCTTTTTCTTGGGAGCAAGCCAGACTGCGCACCCAGAAGGATATTCAGCAGGGCCACGGGAG gTCAAGGGTGAAGTCTCCTATCTCTTTTAAGAAACCCTATAGTGTCTCCATCATGCCAGCTCAATATAGCGCTGGCATGAGCATGCTATCAGGTGAGGAAAGGAGCATTCCCAGTGCAGTTGAACTCACAGACACGGCCTCAGCCCTGGAGCTTCTCCCAGAGCGTCTGTTGACCCAGTTGCAACTGGAGAAAAAAGAGAGCAGGAG GTTTGAAGAACAGTTGCATCAATGTCTAGCTGAGGACACTGAGCCCCTTGGTGACTTCATGGGTCCCCCTCTTTACCTCCCCCAGTCTCTGGTCTCCACCCCACCTGTCACATATCCATTGATGAAGAGTCCCATGTCATCTGCTCAAGAG GCTGGGAGTCAAGTGGGATGTGAGCTTTCAGTGGAGGAGCTAAGCCCAGCGCTGTCGGACAGACTGAAATACTTGCAGAGGCTGCTCAGAGCTAACAAGGAGGGTGAAGTTGCCTCTGAGCTCCACCTCTCTGCTCTGGTGGACATGGTGGATATTTGA